GGGTGCCCCTCGTAGAGGTGCACCCTTCCCTGGAGGAAGGCCACGGTGGCGCCCCCGAGGCGCCCGAGGATAAGAAACCCGTGGTGGCCGTGCACCGACGGCACCCTGAAATGGGGGATCGTCTCGTACGGAATTGCACAGCCCAGCTCGATCTCCCGTACAAGCGGTGCAAAGCCGGAGCCAAGTATTACGCCCACAGACGGCAATAGAGAGCACTCTCTACGAATTCGTCGAACGGCGTCTGTCACCATCTGTTCTCGTTCGTCCCAGCTCTTCATCACGCACTCCAGTGCATTTGACGAGTTCCAAGGGGTCGCGACCCGAGGGCGACCCGGTAGCGACTCTCACATTGAGAGCGGCCTAAGGCTTTTCCTTCTCGTAAGGTACGCCGTCTGCGGCAGGGGGTATTGAGCGCCCTATCAGTCCCGCAAGAACAACTATGGTCGCCAAGTATGGTATCATTTGTATGAATTGAGTGGGGACATTTCGTCCTTGAAGCTGCATTTGCAGAGACTCGGCCGCGCCAAACATGAGGCAGGCGCCGGCCGCACCCAGTGGATTCCATTTTCCCACGATCATTGCCGCCAGCGCAATGTATCCTCTGCCGCTCGACATCCCATCCGTGAAGCTGTGCTGATCCATTGCAAGCCAGGCGCCGCCGAGGCCGGCCAGGACGCCACTCAGAGCGACTCCGGCGTAGCGCATACCCGACACGTTGACCCCCAGGCTCTCGGCCGCCTCCGGGTGCTCGCCGACCGAGCGCAGCCGTAAGCCAAACACCGACTTGAAGAGCAGAAACTGGGAAGCCACGATGACTACCAGGGTGGCCAGTATCAGTGGCGAGGAAAATATCGTTTCGATCACGGGAATGTCCTTCAGCAAGGGGATCTTCCACTCTGGCAGCCCGACGATTCTGTCCGAGTTGCTCGAACTTCCAAAAATGACTTTCAGAAGAAACCGCGTGGCTCCCATGGCAAGTATGTTTATCGCAAGGCCGCTCACAATCTGCTCTGCCTTGAAAGTCACGGTTACAACCGCATGTATCAGCGCGGTGGCCAACCCTCCCAGCATTGCG
The sequence above is a segment of the Candidatus Eisenbacteria bacterium genome. Coding sequences within it:
- a CDS encoding ABC transporter permease, coding for MDWMIALTFISQTIRISVPYTLAAIGGTFSERGGVVNIALEGILLNGAFTCVLATYYTGNPWVGVLAAMLGGLATALIHAVVTVTFKAEQIVSGLAINILAMGATRFLLKVIFGSSSNSDRIVGLPEWKIPLLKDIPVIETIFSSPLILATLVVIVASQFLLFKSVFGLRLRSVGEHPEAAESLGVNVSGMRYAGVALSGVLAGLGGAWLAMDQHSFTDGMSSGRGYIALAAMIVGKWNPLGAAGACLMFGAAESLQMQLQGRNVPTQFIQMIPYLATIVVLAGLIGRSIPPAADGVPYEKEKP